In Patescibacteria group bacterium, the genomic window AAATTTTCAAAAACGATTGTAACAAAAATTAAATATCCAAAACCAAGAGGATGATTTAAGTATGGGCTAAAAAAATTAACAATAATTATAAGGAATAATCCAAGTGCGAGTGACAAGTTGAAAATTGAGTCAAAATTATTTGATATATTTTTATTGAGAAAAATACTCGACAATATTTTATAAAGAAAATACAAATAAAATAAAACTCCAAGTATGCCAAGTTTAAGCCATAGGTCTAACCATCCCCATTCAAATGCAAATGTTTCGTAAACACCGTCTGGGCTGTTTTCCAACACCCTTGGATCAGAAGATACATATGTGACAGTCTTTCCAAAGCCAGCTCCAACTATAGGACTCTCTTTTATTTCGTTTAAAAGAGGTTTTAGTAAAGCCCATCTAGATGATACACCAGCCTCTCCTGAGATTTGTTTAGCTCTCTCACTAAGTAGATTGGCAGTATTAAAATTACTATTTGGACTAGGAAATGGAAATTTGACTGTAGCAGTAATTAAAAATAATGATAAAACGGAAATTAAGAAAAATGATAATAAAAATATTAGGGTTTTTTTAAATTTATAGACTATTAAGATGTATAAAAATACAATAAACAATCCGAATAGAAGCCCGACCCAATTACTTCTTGAGAATGTAATTAAATTTATTGCCATCAAAAATGCTGAAACAAAAAACCAATAATAAGTTATTTTTTCAAGACTAGCTTTTTCTTTCTGGCTGAAAATAATAAATAACAAAATTCCCAAAAAAACAAAGAACAGTGGAAGAAAATAAATATGTGATTGAAAGAATATTCTAGAGAATCCACCATCCATCCTGGTTATTTCCCCTACTCCTGTTTTTCTTACCCAAAGATAAATAGTAGGAATAACAGATAAAATATTGTGTGAAAAAATATATAAAAGAAAAAAAGTTTTTACAGTCACCCATGTGATTGCAGCCAAAATTATTGAATATAGACTATTAATTTTTGTACTATTCTTGAAATAAACATAATAAACAGGAAAAATATAACTCAAAAATATCCAAGCGTTAAAATCCAGAAAGATGTTTTTTATATTATTCCCTTTAATAACTGCGATAAAAAGAGAAAAGAAAACGAAAGCAAAAAGGTAAAAATAATACTTTAAAAATTGATTGTCAAATACTGACTCTTTTAGAAAAGCTTTAATTTCAACTTTACCTTTTTTAATATCTGGGAGATATTTTTTATAAAATAGCAGACTTATTTTAATAAAAAAAGCGAGCATTACAGCTAGCCAAATCCCAATTCTTATTGAGAGTGAAAAGGAAAATATACTGACATAAAATAGATAACCCTTTGAACCAATGATAAGTTCAACAAATGAAAACCAGAGCCCATATTCAATATTTTTAAGAGAGATTACAAATACAAATAATACTATAGCTAAGAAAACTACAACATTAAATTCACTAAATAGATAAGCGAAAAGAGAAAATACCTCAAAGAGAAATATAAAAGCAAAGGCTAGCCTAAATTTTTTATTTATTAGATTCATTGTTTTCAAATTTATAAACTAGAATGTCTCCAATTTCTATATTTTTTTTATCACTAAAACCAGCATTAACTTCTAAAACATTATTAACGGGTTGGTCTGAACTATAAACATTTTTTACTTCGTGCCCTTCTGGCTGAAGATTTTTATCTATTTTTATTATTTTGTTATCATCTATCCAGATAATATCAAGGGGAAACATCATGTCCCTCATTACAAAATTGTGTATTTTTTTACCATCAAAAGGAAAAAGCATACCACAATTCGCGCATATTGATTCCTTAAAACTTAATCCTAAATATGCCTTGTCATTATTATCCGCAATACCAATAAGATTTATCCTAGCATCATTGATTTTAATGTAATCCCCTCCGCCTGAACAAGCTGATAATATAAAGAATAGAGAGAAAAACAAAAAAATAAATTTAATTTTCATATTTTTATTTTAAATTATGTTTATTTTTTATAATAGCTACAGATTTTTTGTATTTTATTACTTTTGGTAAGAATGGAAATAACTTGTATGTAAAACTTGGCGTCCAAGAGCTCATTGTTCCTCCTGACTCAACTTCAAATAAAACCTCGTCAATCCAAATTCCCTTTTTCCCATTCTCAAGCATGGTTAACCATAAATCCCAATCTTGTAGTCTTTTTATATTCTCATCAAATCCTGGAAAATCATCTTTTTTAATTAAGGAAGATGTATGAATATAGGGCATTTGTTTTAACCTTGCTTCATCAAATTTCCATAAGCTAAAGTTTTTGAAACCAAACTTGTGAGAAGAATATGCGTAACTTCTGCCACTCTGTTTCAAGGCATGTAACATTTTTTCAAGAAAATCTTCTCTCAAAACGATATCAGCATCACAAAAAAGCAAGAACTCCCCTCTCGCAAATTTAAAACCATTATTTCTCGCAAAATTTGAACCTTGATTTTCTTGATTTATAATTTTGAACCTGGTAGAGAACTTTCGCTGATAGCTATTCAAGACATCCGATATCTTATCTTTTGAACCATCATTAACAACTATTATTTCATAATGTTTGTATGTTTGCTTGATTATACTATCAAGACAATAAGATATTTTATCAGCCTGGTTGTAGACTGGTATTATTATTGAAATCATTTATTTATAATATTATATATTTTTAAAGTTTGTTTGTCCCACAAAAAGTCTTTCAAAACTCTTTCTTTCCCGTTTTTTCCGAGCTGAGTGCCACTCTCCCTATTTTCATATAACTTTATTATAGCATCTGCTATATTTTTTGGCTTGTCATTTTCTAATAATATTCCATTTAGTCCATCAACGACGGCATCAGAAACCCCTCCGCTATTGTTTGCTATAACCGGTAAACCGGCTAAATTTGCCTCAAGATAAACTATTCCAAAACCCTCGAAATCACCGTCCATTTCACGTGAAGGCATAATAAAAACATTAGAATTAGAGAAATTGTTCCATTTCTCTGTGTCAGATATCCTCCCTATAAATTCTATTCTTGAATCATCTGAAATATCTTTCAAATACTCTTCATCAGGACCAGCTCCTGCTACCCGAAACTTAATATCTGGATATTTTTTCTTATCTACATACTTAAAAGCTTCTATTGTCTTATCAACCCCTTTTCTTTTAACAAGTCTTCCAACAAAGAATAAAACAAAATCGCGACTAATTGCATGACTAATTTCGTGACTAACCATTGAGACGCCTGGATTTACTACTGAAATTTTTTCTGCAAATTTTGGAAAATAATTTTTCATTAATCCGTGGAGATATGAATTTCCTACTATTATATATATTGATTTAGATAAAATAATTTTTGCCAGTATTTTTTTACGGTTCTTTTTTTGCGAAAAAGTATAATCCATGCCATGTAGGATAACGCTGTATTCGAATCCCAAAAGATACGACAAAGCCCAGACAACAGTTCCCAGGGGTAAAATTTGCCCCACTATAACATGTTTTATATTATTTTCCCTGACCACTCTCCAAACATGATAAAAAGAGCTTAGCCAAGAAAAATATGTTGATATTAAATTTCGTCTAATTATTCTATCGCTTTCGTTTAATTTTTCGTTTGCCTTAGGGGATAAAACTAGGATTTCTTCATCCGGCCAATTCTCAAAAAGACTAGAATAGTATTCAGCTACTCCACCCTTAAATGGTTTATATTCCAATGTAACAAGTAATGTTTTCATTATTATTTTTTTATAAATGAACTATAAATACTAAATATATCCTCTTTTCTAAAACCACGTAATAAATATAAACTAATAAAATAAATGAAGGCAGAAATAGTAACAACAAAAAATATATTTAAATAATCTTTGGCATAATAAACAAATATACTCATCATAAAAGACGCTAATAAAGTTTTAAGAGCAATTTTTAACAAATTTAAAAACTTAATTTTAATAATTCCAGGTATTTGAATCATTCCCAATAAAAACATGAGCATATTTGTAAGAAGAACAGTTATGCTGGCACCAAGAGCTTGATATTTTGGAATAAGTATTATATTCAAAATAACACTAGCTACTAATGCAACGCCCATATTAAAGGTATTTAATCTTTGCTTGTCACAAGCGTTCAGAAGCGAGCCAATTGGAAAATTTAGGAATATAAAAGGGAGTGAAAACATAATTATTATTAAAGGTAGAATTGCGTCATTATAACTAGATGAAAATATTAAAATTATTTGCTGAGATAGAAAGGCTATGCCAAAACTAATTGGCAAGGAAATTATTAAAAGATATGAAAAGGCCCTTTCAAACGTTACCAAAAGCTGTGTCCTATCACTTTTCCAATAAGCACTCATAGCAGGATAGAGAGAAGCTGTAAAAGCCATCGGGAGGAACTGCAGAGAAAAAATAATCTTAAAAGCAACTTGATATAGG contains:
- a CDS encoding O-antigen ligase, with the protein product MNLINKKFRLAFAFIFLFEVFSLFAYLFSEFNVVVFLAIVLFVFVISLKNIEYGLWFSFVELIIGSKGYLFYVSIFSFSLSIRIGIWLAVMLAFFIKISLLFYKKYLPDIKKGKVEIKAFLKESVFDNQFLKYYFYLFAFVFFSLFIAVIKGNNIKNIFLDFNAWIFLSYIFPVYYVYFKNSTKINSLYSIILAAITWVTVKTFFLLYIFSHNILSVIPTIYLWVRKTGVGEITRMDGGFSRIFFQSHIYFLPLFFVFLGILLFIIFSQKEKASLEKITYYWFFVSAFLMAINLITFSRSNWVGLLFGLFIVFLYILIVYKFKKTLIFLLSFFLISVLSLFLITATVKFPFPSPNSNFNTANLLSERAKQISGEAGVSSRWALLKPLLNEIKESPIVGAGFGKTVTYVSSDPRVLENSPDGVYETFAFEWGWLDLWLKLGILGVLFYLYFLYKILSSIFLNKNISNNFDSIFNLSLALGLFLIIIVNFFSPYLNHPLGFGYLIFVTIVFENFLIKN
- a CDS encoding DUF192 domain-containing protein, whose amino-acid sequence is MKIKFIFLFFSLFFILSACSGGGDYIKINDARINLIGIADNNDKAYLGLSFKESICANCGMLFPFDGKKIHNFVMRDMMFPLDIIWIDDNKIIKIDKNLQPEGHEVKNVYSSDQPVNNVLEVNAGFSDKKNIEIGDILVYKFENNESNK
- a CDS encoding glycosyltransferase family A protein gives rise to the protein MISIIIPVYNQADKISYCLDSIIKQTYKHYEIIVVNDGSKDKISDVLNSYQRKFSTRFKIINQENQGSNFARNNGFKFARGEFLLFCDADIVLREDFLEKMLHALKQSGRSYAYSSHKFGFKNFSLWKFDEARLKQMPYIHTSSLIKKDDFPGFDENIKRLQDWDLWLTMLENGKKGIWIDEVLFEVESGGTMSSWTPSFTYKLFPFLPKVIKYKKSVAIIKNKHNLK
- a CDS encoding glycosyltransferase family 4 protein, with amino-acid sequence MKTLLVTLEYKPFKGGVAEYYSSLFENWPDEEILVLSPKANEKLNESDRIIRRNLISTYFSWLSSFYHVWRVVRENNIKHVIVGQILPLGTVVWALSYLLGFEYSVILHGMDYTFSQKKNRKKILAKIILSKSIYIIVGNSYLHGLMKNYFPKFAEKISVVNPGVSMVSHEISHAISRDFVLFFVGRLVKRKGVDKTIEAFKYVDKKKYPDIKFRVAGAGPDEEYLKDISDDSRIEFIGRISDTEKWNNFSNSNVFIMPSREMDGDFEGFGIVYLEANLAGLPVIANNSGGVSDAVVDGLNGILLENDKPKNIADAIIKLYENRESGTQLGKNGKERVLKDFLWDKQTLKIYNIINK